Proteins from a genomic interval of Stenotrophomonas sp. WZN-1:
- the wecB gene encoding UDP-N-acetylglucosamine 2-epimerase (non-hydrolyzing): MKVLSVFGTRPEAIKMGPLVRALAQAADIESVVCITGQHRAMLDQVMSLFEITADHDLDVMVPNQTLNGLCSRLFERLDALYTQVRPDRVLVHGDTTTAMTAALAAFHHRIPIGHVEAGLRTGDINRPWPEEMNRRVIDVVGHQLYAPTPGSRANLAREHLGGQILVTGNTVIDALQQTVQRLDADPALRAQADQPFHMLDPARRLLLVTGHRRESFGQGFEDICRALAELARRPDLQVLYPVHLNPNVQGPVNAHLGNLDNVHLVPPQDYLRFVRLMQRADVILTDSGGVQEEAPALAKPVLVMRDVTERPEAVEAGVVTLVGTTPSRIIDAVNAVLAHPPQPTRFDPDASPYGDGRASARIVAALRGAPLPEFSPGLRSGGAAHLHPHEVTP, encoded by the coding sequence GTGAAGGTCCTGTCGGTATTCGGCACGCGACCGGAAGCCATCAAGATGGGGCCCCTGGTGCGCGCCTTGGCACAGGCTGCGGATATCGAATCGGTGGTCTGCATCACCGGGCAGCACCGCGCGATGCTCGACCAGGTGATGTCGCTGTTCGAGATCACCGCCGACCATGACCTCGATGTGATGGTGCCCAACCAGACCCTCAATGGCCTGTGCTCCAGGCTGTTCGAGCGGCTTGACGCGCTCTACACGCAGGTCCGCCCTGACCGGGTGCTGGTGCACGGCGATACCACCACGGCCATGACCGCCGCGCTGGCCGCGTTCCACCACCGCATCCCGATCGGCCATGTCGAGGCCGGCCTGCGCACCGGCGACATCAACCGGCCGTGGCCGGAAGAGATGAACCGGCGGGTGATCGATGTGGTCGGCCACCAGCTGTACGCGCCCACGCCCGGCTCGCGCGCCAACCTGGCCCGCGAGCATCTGGGCGGGCAGATCCTGGTCACCGGCAACACCGTCATCGATGCCCTGCAGCAGACCGTGCAGCGGCTGGATGCCGATCCGGCACTGCGCGCGCAGGCCGACCAACCCTTCCATATGCTCGACCCCGCGCGCCGCCTGCTGCTGGTCACCGGCCACCGCCGCGAGAGCTTCGGCCAGGGCTTCGAGGACATCTGCCGTGCACTGGCCGAGCTGGCGCGGCGGCCGGACCTGCAGGTGCTGTACCCGGTGCACCTCAACCCGAACGTGCAGGGCCCGGTCAACGCCCACCTCGGCAACCTGGACAACGTGCACCTGGTGCCACCGCAGGATTACCTGCGCTTCGTGCGCCTGATGCAGCGCGCCGACGTCATCCTCACCGACTCCGGTGGCGTGCAGGAAGAAGCACCGGCGCTGGCCAAACCGGTGCTGGTGATGCGCGATGTCACCGAACGACCGGAGGCGGTCGAGGCCGGCGTGGTGACACTGGTCGGTACCACGCCTTCGCGCATCATCGATGCGGTCAACGCGGTACTGGCACACCCCCCGCAGCCGACCCGCTTCGACCCCGATGCCAGCCCCTACGGCGATGGCCGCGCCAGCGCCCGCATCGTCGCCGCCCTGCGCGGTGCGCCCCTTCCCGAATTCTCGCCCGGTCTCCGCAGTGGCGGTGCCGCCCACCTCCATCCGCATGAAGTGACGCCATGA
- a CDS encoding glycosyl transferase family protein has protein sequence MDGLFWNIQLANYYAALETTAAAVAVLILISSLDDLFIDVWYWVRESWRALTIKRRDAYRPLTQDDLLQRPEQPLAIMVPAWMEYDVIAQMVENMINVLDYREYVVFVGTYPNDQQTIDEVERMRRRYKRLRRVEVPHDGPTSKADCLNWLILAIFEYEKRHDIEFAGVILHDSEDVLHPMELRFYNYLLPRKDMIQLPVTSLDREWYELVAGVYMDEFAEWHAKDLVVRESVSGMVPSAGVGTCFSRRALLALSAQTDNQPFNTDSLTEDYDVGARLAAMGMQSIFARFPVQFRVRRPSWFGWGPVRERTQQMALCVREYFPDNFRASYRQKARWVLGIGLQSWESLGWRGSLATKYLLARDRKGIITSFVSIIAYLIFLQLLLFWVLKMTGVWTMQFPSVFQAGTWQMNVALLTTAALATRVVQRFYFVNRLYGWEHALMSIPRMVVGNMINFMATARAWKVFLAYLLFGKRMVWDKTMHDFPDAAQLVQTRKQLGELLSTWQAVEPERLQQALDQQSAGRQQPLGRILLTQGWLDDETLAEAIAFQGDLPRAVIDVDYLRAGSFPVSADACVQWRMLPLPPRQQETLRLAVASPLPEDALALLKQETRSAHIEQSIARESEINAGLRLIGGDRHWQLDNVPLLGDLLVEMRLIDHARFEIALDAYKPQRDGRIGDYLVKQGITTEGAVAQAMQEQRRRAATLQPPPPGALPA, from the coding sequence GTGGACGGTCTGTTCTGGAACATCCAGCTGGCCAACTACTACGCCGCCCTGGAAACCACGGCGGCGGCGGTGGCCGTGCTGATCCTGATCTCCAGCCTCGATGACCTGTTCATCGATGTCTGGTACTGGGTGCGCGAGAGCTGGCGTGCGCTCACCATCAAACGCCGTGATGCGTACCGGCCGCTGACCCAGGACGACCTGCTGCAGCGGCCGGAACAGCCGCTGGCGATCATGGTGCCGGCGTGGATGGAGTATGACGTCATCGCGCAGATGGTGGAGAACATGATCAACGTGCTCGACTACCGCGAGTACGTCGTGTTCGTCGGCACCTATCCCAACGACCAGCAGACCATCGACGAAGTCGAGCGCATGCGCCGCCGCTACAAGCGCCTGCGCCGCGTGGAGGTGCCGCACGACGGGCCGACCAGCAAGGCCGACTGCCTGAACTGGCTGATCCTGGCGATCTTCGAATATGAGAAGCGCCACGACATCGAGTTCGCTGGCGTGATCCTGCACGACAGCGAGGACGTGCTGCACCCGATGGAACTGCGCTTCTACAACTACCTGCTGCCGCGCAAGGACATGATCCAGTTGCCGGTTACCTCGCTGGACCGCGAGTGGTACGAGCTGGTGGCCGGTGTCTACATGGACGAGTTCGCCGAATGGCACGCCAAGGACCTGGTGGTGCGCGAGAGCGTATCCGGCATGGTGCCGTCGGCGGGCGTCGGCACCTGCTTCTCGCGGCGCGCGCTGCTGGCACTGAGCGCGCAGACCGACAACCAGCCCTTCAACACCGACAGCCTCACCGAGGACTACGACGTCGGGGCGCGGCTGGCGGCGATGGGCATGCAGTCCATCTTCGCGCGCTTCCCGGTGCAGTTCCGCGTGCGTCGGCCGTCATGGTTCGGCTGGGGGCCGGTACGCGAGCGCACCCAGCAGATGGCGCTGTGCGTGCGCGAATACTTCCCCGACAACTTCCGCGCCTCGTACCGGCAGAAGGCGCGCTGGGTGCTGGGCATCGGCCTGCAGAGCTGGGAGTCGCTGGGCTGGCGCGGCTCGCTCGCGACCAAATACCTGCTGGCGCGCGACCGCAAGGGCATCATCACCTCGTTCGTCAGCATCATTGCCTACCTCATCTTCCTGCAGCTGCTGCTGTTCTGGGTGCTGAAGATGACCGGGGTATGGACGATGCAGTTCCCCAGCGTGTTCCAGGCCGGTACCTGGCAGATGAATGTCGCGCTGCTGACCACCGCAGCGCTGGCGACCCGGGTCGTGCAGCGCTTCTACTTCGTCAACCGGCTGTACGGCTGGGAACATGCACTGATGTCGATCCCGCGCATGGTGGTCGGCAACATGATCAACTTCATGGCCACCGCGCGCGCGTGGAAGGTGTTCCTGGCCTACCTGCTGTTTGGCAAGCGCATGGTCTGGGACAAGACCATGCACGACTTCCCGGATGCCGCGCAGCTGGTGCAGACCCGCAAGCAGCTGGGCGAGCTGTTGAGCACCTGGCAGGCGGTGGAACCGGAGCGGCTGCAGCAGGCGCTGGACCAGCAGTCTGCCGGCCGTCAGCAGCCGCTGGGCCGCATCCTGCTCACCCAGGGCTGGCTGGATGATGAAACGCTGGCCGAGGCGATCGCCTTCCAGGGCGACCTGCCGCGTGCGGTCATCGACGTCGATTACCTGCGCGCGGGCTCATTCCCGGTCAGCGCCGATGCCTGCGTGCAGTGGCGCATGCTGCCGCTACCGCCGCGGCAGCAGGAGACACTGCGGCTGGCCGTGGCCAGCCCATTGCCCGAAGACGCGCTGGCGTTGCTGAAGCAGGAAACCCGCAGCGCGCACATCGAACAGAGCATCGCCCGCGAAAGCGAGATCAACGCCGGTCTGCGCCTGATCGGTGGCGACCGTCACTGGCAGCTGGACAACGTGCCCTTGCTGGGCGACCTGCTGGTGGAGATGCGCCTGATCGACCACGCGCGCTTCGAGATCGCGCTGGACGCGTACAAACCGCAGCGCGACGGCCGCATTGGCGATTACCTGGTCAAGCAGGGCATCACCACCGAAGGCGCGGTGGCCCAGGCCATGCAGGAGCAGCGCCGGCGTGCGGCCACGCTGCAGCCGCCGCCTCCCGGAGCCTTGCCGGCATGA
- a CDS encoding DUF4434 domain-containing protein, with translation MVRPDLPTDPSSPLRRRLLRAAVLATFAGTLAALPGCSLPVQVDGTFLQPWRSHLQWGLADWQRSLKLAHTLGCRQLVLQWTGIVGGSDGDWSLPDSSLQQLFAAASENDIRIRVGLPFQQRWWQAIGADDATLQAFLADSLAQARQWLAQAPWAQQPAFGGWYLPYELEQYHWADPARQQWLAQWLHGLVQAASARGGDCAVSCYFSRLQTDGNLVTLWQAVLAQAALRPMVQDGVGVAGAGNVQHLQPLLDHFHAHGIGFDAIVELFRELPGSAADGSAFKGETADAARIQRQLAWARDSGAQHVLVYALEPWLTQDTPQAAALRRRWGLPQ, from the coding sequence ATGGTTCGGCCCGACCTTCCCACGGATCCGTCTTCGCCGTTGCGCCGGCGGCTGCTGCGCGCGGCAGTGCTGGCAACGTTCGCCGGTACGCTCGCCGCCTTGCCCGGCTGTTCGCTGCCGGTGCAGGTGGATGGCACCTTCCTGCAGCCCTGGCGCAGCCACCTGCAATGGGGCCTGGCGGACTGGCAGCGCTCGTTGAAGCTCGCGCATACGCTGGGCTGCCGGCAGCTGGTGCTGCAGTGGACCGGCATCGTCGGTGGTAGCGACGGCGACTGGTCGTTGCCGGACAGCAGCCTGCAGCAACTGTTCGCCGCCGCCAGCGAGAACGACATCCGCATCCGCGTCGGCCTGCCCTTCCAGCAACGCTGGTGGCAGGCCATTGGTGCCGACGATGCCACGCTGCAGGCCTTCCTGGCCGACAGCCTGGCGCAGGCACGCCAGTGGTTGGCACAGGCGCCCTGGGCACAGCAGCCGGCCTTTGGCGGCTGGTACCTGCCCTACGAACTGGAGCAGTACCACTGGGCCGATCCGGCACGCCAGCAATGGCTGGCGCAGTGGCTGCACGGCCTGGTTCAGGCCGCCAGCGCACGCGGCGGCGACTGCGCGGTCTCCTGCTACTTCAGCCGCCTGCAGACCGATGGCAACCTGGTCACGCTGTGGCAGGCGGTGCTGGCACAGGCCGCGCTGCGGCCCATGGTGCAGGATGGCGTGGGGGTGGCCGGCGCCGGCAACGTGCAGCATCTGCAACCGCTGCTCGATCATTTCCACGCGCACGGCATCGGCTTCGATGCGATCGTCGAACTGTTCCGCGAACTGCCGGGCAGCGCCGCCGACGGCAGCGCGTTCAAGGGCGAAACCGCCGATGCCGCGCGCATCCAGCGGCAGCTGGCGTGGGCACGCGACAGCGGTGCCCAGCACGTGCTGGTCTATGCACTGGAGCCGTGGCTGACCCAGGACACGCCGCAGGCCGCGGCGCTTCGGCGACGCTGGGGCCTGCCTCAGTAG
- a CDS encoding NCS2 family permease, translated as MSLFERLFQLQQHGTTVRTELLAGVTTFLTMSYIVFVNPEILGTTGMDAGAVFVATCLAAALGSAVMALAANFPVGMAPGMGLNAFFAFTVVGAAGLPWQQALGAVFISGLVFLVLSLTGVRAWLVSGIPSSLRSAIVAGIGLFLAIIALQKSGVIVGNEDTLVALGPLNTAPPLLALAGFLLIAVLEARRIRGAILIGILAVTGAGWALGDVQYQGLVSLPPSLAPTFLQLDLPGLLHHDGGAPIAVLLQVVLVFVLVEVFDATGTLYGVVGRAGLLKLPGAQKRFGRALLADSTAIVAGSMLGTSSTTAFAESASGVQVGGRTGLTALVVSALFLAALLFSPLAAMVPSYATAPALLFVAGLMLRELVEVDWSDLTESVPAALCALAMPFTYSIANGLAFGFIAYAALKAGTGRWREVHPAVWLVAVLFTLRYALE; from the coding sequence ATGTCCCTGTTCGAGCGCCTGTTCCAGCTGCAGCAGCACGGCACCACCGTGCGCACCGAGCTGCTGGCCGGTGTCACCACCTTCCTGACGATGTCCTACATCGTCTTCGTGAACCCCGAGATCCTCGGCACCACCGGCATGGATGCGGGTGCGGTGTTCGTGGCCACCTGCCTGGCCGCTGCGCTGGGCTCGGCGGTGATGGCGCTGGCCGCCAACTTCCCGGTCGGCATGGCACCGGGCATGGGCCTGAACGCATTCTTCGCGTTCACCGTGGTCGGTGCCGCCGGCCTGCCCTGGCAACAGGCCTTGGGGGCGGTGTTCATCTCCGGCCTGGTGTTCCTGGTGCTGTCACTGACTGGCGTGCGTGCATGGCTGGTGTCGGGCATTCCTTCGTCGCTGCGCTCGGCGATCGTGGCCGGCATCGGCCTGTTCCTGGCGATCATCGCGCTGCAGAAATCCGGCGTGATCGTCGGCAATGAAGACACACTGGTGGCGCTGGGCCCGTTGAACACGGCGCCACCACTGCTGGCGCTGGCCGGCTTCCTGCTGATCGCGGTGCTGGAAGCGCGCCGCATCCGTGGCGCGATCCTGATCGGCATCCTGGCGGTGACCGGCGCCGGCTGGGCATTGGGCGACGTGCAGTACCAGGGCCTGGTCTCGCTGCCGCCGAGCCTGGCACCCACCTTCCTGCAGCTGGACCTGCCAGGCCTTCTGCACCATGACGGCGGTGCGCCGATCGCGGTGCTGCTGCAGGTGGTGCTGGTGTTCGTGCTGGTGGAAGTGTTCGATGCCACCGGCACCCTGTACGGCGTGGTCGGCCGTGCCGGCCTGCTGAAGCTGCCGGGCGCGCAGAAGCGTTTCGGCCGTGCGTTGCTGGCCGACAGCACGGCGATCGTGGCCGGTTCGATGCTCGGCACCAGCAGCACCACGGCCTTCGCTGAAAGCGCCTCGGGCGTGCAGGTGGGTGGCCGTACCGGCCTGACCGCGCTGGTGGTGTCGGCGCTGTTCCTGGCCGCGCTGCTGTTCTCGCCATTGGCTGCGATGGTGCCCAGCTATGCCACCGCACCCGCCTTGCTGTTCGTGGCCGGCTTGATGCTGCGCGAACTGGTGGAAGTGGACTGGAGCGACCTGACCGAATCGGTGCCGGCCGCACTATGTGCGCTGGCGATGCCGTTCACCTACTCGATTGCCAACGGCCTGGCGTTCGGCTTCATCGCGTATGCGGCGCTGAAGGCCGGCACCGGCCGCTGGCGCGAAGTGCATCCGGCGGTGTGGCTGGTGGCGGTGCTGTTCACCCTCCGCTACGCGTTGGAATAA
- the ettA gene encoding energy-dependent translational throttle protein EttA yields the protein MSSQYIYTMNRVSKVVPPKRQIIKDISLSFFPGAKIGLLGLNGAGKSTVLKIMAGVDTDFEGEARPQPGIKVGYLAQEPELDPTKTVREAVEEGVGEVLQAQAALDAVYLAYAEEGADFDALAKEQERLEAILAAGDAHTLENQLDVAADALRLPPWDAIVGKLSGGEKRRVALCRLLLQKPDMLLLDEPTNHLDAESVEWLEQFLARYTGTVVAVTHDRYFLDNAAEWILELDRGRGIPWKGNYTDWLTQKDERLKQEDNQEKARQKAIQKELEWSRQNAKGGRTKGKARLARLEELQSVDYQKRNETNEIFIPPGERLGNAVMEFKNVSKKFGDRLLFDNLNFLVPAGAIVGIIGPNGAGKSTLFKMITGQEKPDTGEIVVGPTVKLSYVDQSRDALEGNHNVFQEIAGGLDILNINGIEIQSRAYIGRFNFKGQDQQKMVGSLSGGERGRLHMAKTLLQGGNVLLLDEPSNDLDIETLRALEDALLEFPGNTFVISHDRWFLDRIATHILAFEGDSHVEFFQGNYREYEEDKRRRMGDDAAPKRLRFKALK from the coding sequence ATGTCCTCGCAATACATCTACACCATGAACCGCGTGTCCAAGGTGGTCCCGCCCAAGCGGCAGATCATCAAGGACATCTCGCTGTCCTTCTTCCCGGGCGCGAAGATCGGCCTGCTGGGCCTGAACGGCGCCGGCAAGTCCACCGTGCTGAAGATCATGGCCGGCGTGGACACCGATTTCGAGGGCGAAGCCCGCCCGCAGCCGGGCATCAAGGTCGGCTACCTGGCACAGGAACCGGAACTGGACCCGACCAAGACCGTGCGTGAAGCGGTCGAGGAAGGCGTGGGCGAAGTGCTGCAGGCCCAGGCCGCGCTGGACGCTGTGTACCTGGCCTACGCCGAGGAAGGCGCCGACTTCGACGCGCTGGCCAAGGAACAGGAGCGCCTGGAGGCGATCCTGGCCGCTGGCGACGCGCACACCCTGGAAAACCAGCTGGACGTGGCCGCCGATGCGCTGCGCCTGCCGCCGTGGGATGCCATCGTCGGCAAGCTGTCCGGTGGTGAGAAGCGCCGCGTGGCACTGTGCCGCCTGCTGCTGCAGAAGCCGGACATGCTGCTGCTCGACGAACCGACCAACCACCTCGATGCCGAGTCGGTGGAATGGCTGGAACAGTTCCTGGCGCGCTACACCGGCACCGTGGTGGCGGTCACCCACGATCGCTACTTCCTGGACAACGCCGCCGAGTGGATCCTGGAACTGGACCGCGGCCGCGGCATTCCGTGGAAGGGCAACTACACCGACTGGCTGACCCAGAAGGATGAGCGCCTGAAGCAGGAAGACAACCAGGAAAAGGCCCGCCAGAAGGCGATCCAGAAGGAACTGGAGTGGTCGCGCCAGAACGCCAAGGGCGGCCGCACCAAGGGCAAGGCCCGTCTGGCCCGCCTGGAAGAGCTGCAGTCGGTCGATTACCAGAAGCGCAACGAGACCAATGAAATCTTCATCCCGCCGGGCGAGCGCCTGGGCAATGCGGTGATGGAGTTCAAGAACGTCTCCAAGAAGTTCGGCGACCGCCTGCTGTTCGACAACCTGAACTTCCTGGTGCCGGCCGGCGCCATCGTCGGCATCATCGGCCCGAACGGTGCCGGTAAGTCGACCCTGTTCAAGATGATCACCGGCCAGGAAAAGCCGGACACCGGCGAGATCGTGGTCGGCCCGACCGTGAAGCTGTCCTACGTGGACCAGAGCCGCGACGCGCTGGAAGGCAACCACAACGTCTTCCAGGAAATCGCTGGCGGCCTGGACATCCTCAACATCAACGGCATCGAGATCCAGTCGCGCGCCTACATCGGCCGCTTCAACTTCAAGGGCCAGGACCAGCAGAAGATGGTCGGTTCGCTGTCCGGTGGTGAGCGTGGCCGCCTGCACATGGCCAAGACCCTGCTGCAGGGTGGCAACGTGCTGCTGCTCGACGAACCGTCCAACGACCTGGACATCGAAACCCTGCGTGCGCTGGAAGATGCGCTGCTGGAGTTCCCGGGCAACACCTTCGTCATCTCGCATGACCGCTGGTTCCTGGATCGCATCGCGACCCACATCCTGGCGTTCGAAGGCGACTCGCACGTGGAGTTCTTCCAGGGCAACTACCGCGAGTACGAAGAAGACAAGCGCCGCCGCATGGGCGACGACGCTGCGCCGAAGCGCCTGCGCTTCAAGGCGCTGAAGTAA
- a CDS encoding RcnB family protein, whose product MRINRIMAGAVASVLALGAVAPAFADNDHRRGHDRREWREDRREWRQDRRDWERDRREARRDYRHDRRDWHRDHDRYYRPAPPRVVYRPAYGPGYGWKVGHRYRDYYRGPVYVVNDYPRYHLRRPPYGHHWIRDDRGNMLLVAIATGVIAQYVLSNR is encoded by the coding sequence ATGCGCATCAATCGAATAATGGCCGGCGCCGTGGCCTCTGTGCTGGCGCTCGGCGCCGTGGCCCCGGCCTTCGCCGACAACGACCATCGCCGCGGCCATGACCGCCGCGAATGGCGCGAGGATCGCCGCGAGTGGCGCCAGGATCGCCGTGACTGGGAGCGCGACCGCCGCGAGGCCCGGCGCGACTACCGCCATGACCGCCGTGACTGGCACCGCGACCATGACCGCTACTACCGCCCGGCACCGCCGCGCGTGGTCTATCGCCCGGCCTATGGCCCCGGCTACGGCTGGAAGGTCGGCCACCGCTACCGCGACTACTACCGCGGCCCGGTCTACGTGGTGAACGACTACCCGCGCTACCACCTGCGTCGCCCGCCGTATGGCCACCACTGGATCCGCGATGACCGCGGCAACATGCTGCTGGTCGCCATCGCCACCGGTGTGATCGCCCAGTACGTGCTCAGCAACCGCTGA
- the glyA gene encoding serine hydroxymethyltransferase, with translation MFPRDVRIESYDPELAKAIAAETQRQEDHVELIASENYTSPAVMEAQGSQLTNKYAEGYPGKRYYGGCEYVDIAEQLAIDRLKQLFGADYANVQPHSGSQANQAVYFALLQPGDTILGMSLAHGGHLTHGAKVNASGKLFNAVQYGVNDQGLIDYDEVERLALEHKPKMVVAGFSAYSQVIDWARFRAIADKVGAYLFVDMAHVAGLVAAGVYPSPLEHAHVVTSTTHKTLRGPRGGIIVAKGADEDLVKKLQSIVFPGIQGGPLMHVIAGKAVAFKEALEPGFKAYQQQVVKNAQAMANTLIARGYKIVSGGTQNHLMLVDMIGKDVSGKDAEAALGKAHITVNKNSVPNDPRSPFVTSGLRLGTPAVTTRGYVEQDCVDLANWIADVLDAPNDDAVIARVRDAVSAQCRKYPVYG, from the coding sequence ATGTTCCCGCGTGACGTCCGCATCGAATCCTACGATCCCGAACTGGCCAAGGCCATCGCCGCTGAGACCCAGCGCCAGGAAGACCACGTCGAGCTGATCGCCAGCGAGAACTACACCAGCCCAGCGGTGATGGAAGCCCAGGGCAGCCAGCTGACCAACAAGTACGCCGAAGGCTACCCGGGCAAGCGCTATTACGGCGGCTGCGAATACGTGGACATCGCCGAGCAGCTGGCGATCGACCGCCTCAAGCAGCTGTTCGGCGCGGACTATGCCAACGTGCAGCCGCACAGCGGCTCGCAGGCCAACCAGGCCGTCTACTTCGCCCTGCTGCAGCCGGGTGACACCATCCTTGGCATGAGCCTGGCGCACGGCGGCCACCTCACCCACGGTGCCAAGGTCAATGCTTCCGGCAAGCTGTTCAACGCCGTGCAGTACGGCGTGAACGACCAGGGCCTGATCGATTACGACGAAGTCGAGCGCCTGGCCCTGGAGCACAAGCCGAAGATGGTCGTGGCCGGCTTCTCGGCCTACTCGCAGGTGATCGACTGGGCGCGCTTCCGCGCCATCGCCGACAAGGTCGGTGCCTACCTGTTCGTGGACATGGCCCATGTTGCCGGCCTGGTCGCCGCTGGCGTCTACCCGAGCCCGCTGGAGCACGCCCACGTGGTCACCTCGACCACCCACAAGACCCTGCGCGGCCCGCGCGGCGGCATCATCGTCGCCAAGGGCGCCGACGAAGACCTGGTCAAGAAGCTGCAGTCGATCGTGTTCCCGGGCATCCAGGGCGGTCCGCTGATGCACGTCATCGCCGGCAAGGCCGTGGCCTTCAAGGAAGCGCTGGAACCGGGCTTCAAGGCCTACCAGCAGCAGGTGGTGAAGAACGCCCAGGCGATGGCCAATACGCTGATCGCGCGCGGCTACAAGATCGTCTCCGGTGGCACCCAGAACCACCTGATGCTGGTCGACATGATCGGCAAGGATGTGTCCGGCAAGGACGCGGAAGCCGCGCTGGGCAAGGCCCACATCACCGTCAACAAGAACTCTGTGCCGAATGACCCGCGTTCGCCGTTCGTCACCTCGGGCCTGCGCCTGGGTACGCCGGCGGTGACCACCCGTGGTTACGTCGAACAGGACTGCGTGGATCTGGCCAACTGGATCGCCGACGTGCTCGACGCACCGAACGATGACGCCGTCATCGCCCGCGTGCGCGATGCGGTCAGCGCGCAGTGCCGCAAGTACCCGGTCTACGGCTGA